In Sander vitreus isolate 19-12246 chromosome 12, sanVit1, whole genome shotgun sequence, the following proteins share a genomic window:
- the LOC144526295 gene encoding putative G-protein coupled receptor 148, which produces MLMSNLTQDWVESMQRWNLHFLFIPTTVITLATLLANPVLLTCIFLSRALRQETRYLLVANTLTADMLFLVLNMATAICNTARAQVPWLICELVIAVTVTAYSCAILTVTLMVVDTYAAVRWPLHYHDILPPARIHRILVGVWVLAAIYPFTLVIIMEMDRGHPHEKVAVCLVLLSLGFIQGNNVMGIYNYFFVAALICAILIFFCYIRLYMVTRTQGIWQSRFSRARVTLLAHGVLLLLYFAPGFVFSLELFMFQRNEISQDFRVWVSTVNMGVFTLLPRAFAPYLYGLRYREISDTLMQFLHQHRRLS; this is translated from the coding sequence ATGCTCATGTCAAACCTCACACAGGATTGGGTGGAGAGTATGCAGAGGTGGAacctacattttcttttcatcccCACCACAGTCATTACTCTGGCAACCTTGCTAGCCAACCCCGTTCTCCTGACATGCATTTTCCTGTCCCGTGCCTTGCGTCAGGAGACACGTTACCTGCTAGTGGCCAACACCCTGACAGCAGACATGCTCTTCCTGGTCCTCAACATGGCCACAGCGATCTGTAACACTGCGAGAGCTCAAGTACCCTGGCTTATTTGTGAGCTGGTCATAGCCGTCACTGTCACCGCCTACAGCTGTGCCATCCTCACCGTCACCCTCATGGTGGTTGACACCTACGCTGCGGTTCGCTGGCCTCTCCATTACCATGACATTCTTCCACCTGCCCGCATCCACCGCATACTGGTGGGGGTGTGGGTGCTCGCAGCCATTTACCCTTTCACCCTTGTGATCATAATGGAGATGGATCGAGGACATCCCCATGAAAAGGTGGCTGTGTGTCTGGTCCTCCTCTCCCTGGGCTTCATTCAGGGCAATAACGTGATGGGGATCTACAACTACTTCTTTGTAGCTGCACTCATCTGTGCTATACTCATTTTTTTCTGCTACATTCGGCTCTACATGGTAACAAGGACCCAGGGCATCTGGCAGAGCCGCTTCTCCAGGGCCCGGGTCACGCTGCTGGCTCATGGGGTTCTTCTCCTGCTCTACTTTGCCCCCGGCTTTGTTTTCAGCCTGGAGCTCTTCATGTTTCAGAGGAACGAAATAAGTCAGGATTTTCGTGTGTGGGTCAGCACAGTCAATATGGGTGTTTTCACGTTGCTGCCCAGGGCGTTTGCTCCATACCTGTATGGGCTGAGGTACAGGGAGATCTCTGATACTCTAATGCAGTTTCTGCACCAGCACAGGAGACTCAGCTAG
- the mterf4 gene encoding transcription termination factor 4, mitochondrial, with the protein MTVVYVRRTGMGTQVAARQVLQLAVRNVTSSVYSPLQFGRCHLQPLCTGCRLFCSSSSQSTLQSTQQSHELRPLSRKPATELYLRSLVDMGFTDSQAEHINDAMSKLRGGSATKHALSTLTALFVLGLNPSSVLKLLEKCPELYTVKESQLQPRIGNLRKLGLVEGSLQRVVSHYPQILTVSVKAIKHVVVFLREKCLFTIQQVTDILRDSPAIVMENMGQLEYKFQYVYFRMGVKQQDMVKCRLFRFPLDEVRCRHCFLERRGLYQTPDKKGQTLILNPKLDSILGVDQDTFVTHVANASTEEYDVFKRLMAREWQEEEQWQGSIEVDSSIDDDDDDDDDEDKEEEETRGKSGYRKWRKK; encoded by the exons ATGACGGTAGTATATGTGCGACGGACAGGCATGGGTACCCAAGTTGCTGCGCGTCAG GTTCTTCAGTTGGCTGTGAGAAATGTTACCTCCTCTGTATATAGTCCACTTCAGTTTGGGAGATGCCACCTGCAGCCTCTATGCACCGGGTGCAGATTGTTCTGTTCCTCCAGCAGCCAGAGTACTCTCCAGTCAACGCAACAAAGCCATGAACTCCGTCCTCTATCCAGGAAGCCAGCCACAGAgctatacctacgctctctggtTGATATGGGATTCACAGACTCCCAGGCAGAGCACATAAATGATGCCATGTCCAAACTCAGAGGAGGAAGTGCTACCAAACATGCTCTGTCAACTCTCACAGCTCTGTTTGTCTTGGGCCTCAATCCTTCCAGTGTGCTGAAACTTCTGGAGAAATGTCCTGAACTGTACACTGTCAAGGAATCACAGCTTCAGCCCCGCATAGGCAACCTGCGGAAACTAGGGTTAGTTGAAG GCAGTCTTCAGAGAGTGGTGTCCCATTACCCCCAGATCCTGACTGTGTCTGTGAAGGCAATAAAACATGTGGTGGTGTTCCTCAGAGAGAAGTGCCTGTTTACCATCCAGCAGGTCACGGACATCCTCAGAGATAGTCCGGCCATAGTAATGGAAAACATGGGTCAGCTGGAGTACAAGTTTCAG TACGTCTACTTCCGAATGGGCGTCAAACAGCAAGACATGGTGAAGTGCAGGTTGTTCCGTTTCCCTCTGGACGAGGTGCGCTGTCGACACTGTTTTCTGGAACGCAGGGGCCTGTATCAAACCCCAGACAAAAAAGGACAGACGTTGATCCTCAACCCCAAGCTGGACAGCATCCTCGGCGTTGACCAGGACACCTTCGTCACGCATGTTGCCAATGCGTCCACAGAGGAGTATGATGTGTTTAAGAGACTGATGGCAAGAGAATGGCAGGAAGAGGAGCAGTGGCAGGGCAGCATTGAAGTTGATAGTAgtattgatgatgatgatgatgatgacgatgatgaggataaagaagaggaggagactaGAGGGAAAAGTGGATACAGGAAGTGGAGAAAGAAATGA